The following are from one region of the Candidatus Neomarinimicrobiota bacterium genome:
- a CDS encoding YIP1 family protein: protein MTNFKNRIIRAAMLDVNLYEEVEADKGAMRQAMGVVVLSSIAAGLGSIERGGFGGILTGTVVALIGWYVWAYLTYFIGTRVLPEPQTKADHGELLRTIGFSSSPGLIRVFAIIPGLTGVVFLFAAIWMLVAMVIAVRQALDYQSTLRAVGVCLIGWFIQSLILLLMFSIL from the coding sequence ATGACAAATTTCAAGAACCGTATTATTCGTGCTGCAATGCTGGATGTCAACCTGTATGAAGAAGTCGAGGCGGATAAGGGTGCAATGCGCCAAGCCATGGGGGTTGTTGTTCTTTCCAGTATCGCAGCGGGATTGGGAAGCATTGAAAGAGGAGGGTTTGGCGGGATCTTGACGGGGACTGTTGTAGCCCTCATCGGATGGTATGTCTGGGCCTATCTAACTTACTTTATTGGCACAAGAGTCCTTCCCGAGCCACAGACCAAAGCAGACCACGGTGAGTTGTTGCGAACAATCGGCTTTTCTAGTTCCCCTGGGTTGATCCGAGTATTTGCTATTATCCCGGGGTTGACAGGGGTTGTTTTTCTATTCGCCGCAATTTGGATGTTGGTGGCAATGGTTATCGCGGTAAGGCAAGCTCTTGACTACCAGAGCACACTCCGCGCTGTTGGGGTCTGCCTGATCGGCTGGTTCATTCAATCGTTAATCCTTTTGTTAATGTTTTCAATTCTTTGA
- a CDS encoding SgcJ/EcaC family oxidoreductase, whose translation MIHNHPFLSLLVLTLAMPILVSCTTAPPPDTTAEDRQAIKAINKQGTNAFNQGDAASMAALYTEEAKRLPPNSQMIVGRESIQAYFQVIFDAGVGDLQLTMIDLHVNGDMAHEVGKYSLTIQPEEGEAINDSGKFVWIWKRGNGTWKLDVDIWNSSLPLPMPEEE comes from the coding sequence ATGATACATAACCACCCATTTCTTTCTTTACTCGTTCTGACGCTTGCCATGCCAATTCTGGTAAGTTGTACCACGGCACCACCCCCAGATACTACCGCTGAGGACCGTCAAGCTATCAAAGCTATCAATAAGCAGGGCACCAATGCTTTCAACCAGGGTGATGCAGCATCTATGGCCGCACTTTACACAGAAGAGGCAAAACGTCTTCCACCAAACAGCCAAATGATTGTCGGGAGGGAGAGTATACAAGCTTATTTTCAAGTTATCTTCGACGCTGGTGTAGGTGATTTACAACTCACAATGATAGATCTTCATGTGAATGGAGATATGGCACACGAGGTCGGCAAGTATTCGCTCACCATACAACCCGAAGAGGGTGAGGCTATCAATGATAGTGGCAAATTCGTGTGGATATGGAAACGTGGAAACGGTACCTGGAAGCTTGACGTGGACATCTGGAACAGTAGCTTGCCGCTTCCGATGCCCGAAGAAGAATAA
- a CDS encoding tetratricopeptide repeat protein has product MPESSYIFQILIPVIVGVILLFLWIWVGRRKSLKKSYFSPYTEALSALIDGDKIKAMNNLREVVKVDTDNLDAYLKLGDIYREYGKYPQALRVHQSLTIRKELSNYQKLSMWKSLLLDYRMMKDWDNAIIQVENILELDKNSQWARKELLEIYKRKGDWDGAVDAAKRLQKQKKQKDTETLALYQVQQGLEQREKGEEREARIRFKKALKTSSECAAAHYFIGVSYLKEKREKEAVEAWRKFVQTDPKHAYLVFDKLEEVLYDLGNFEESQKIYEEILDLDSGNVSAMAALSDLYERRGDTKEGINILRKAVESDKTSLRTRAYLIQMLLGNEVSKEVKENLKSLISLTRRPRKFDCRICGFHSDKPLWICPDCLNEKTFLD; this is encoded by the coding sequence GTGCCTGAATCAAGCTACATTTTTCAGATTCTGATTCCCGTAATAGTAGGTGTCATACTGCTATTCCTTTGGATATGGGTAGGGAGACGAAAAAGTCTGAAGAAAAGCTATTTTTCGCCCTATACAGAGGCTCTGAGCGCTCTGATTGACGGCGATAAGATAAAAGCTATGAATAATCTTCGCGAAGTCGTCAAAGTGGATACGGATAATCTCGACGCATACCTTAAATTGGGAGATATATACCGGGAATACGGTAAGTATCCCCAAGCGCTGCGTGTTCATCAATCGTTGACTATAAGAAAAGAGCTTTCGAATTATCAGAAATTGAGTATGTGGAAAAGTCTGTTGCTTGATTATCGAATGATGAAAGATTGGGATAACGCAATTATTCAGGTTGAAAATATATTGGAACTGGATAAGAATAGTCAGTGGGCGAGAAAAGAACTTCTCGAGATTTATAAAAGAAAGGGGGATTGGGATGGCGCTGTAGATGCGGCGAAAAGGCTTCAAAAACAAAAGAAGCAGAAAGACACGGAAACATTGGCGCTCTATCAGGTGCAGCAGGGGTTAGAACAGAGGGAAAAAGGAGAGGAACGCGAAGCGAGAATCAGATTTAAGAAGGCTCTGAAAACAAGTAGCGAATGCGCGGCTGCTCACTATTTTATAGGAGTATCTTATCTGAAAGAGAAACGCGAAAAAGAAGCGGTGGAAGCGTGGCGTAAGTTCGTTCAAACAGACCCGAAACACGCCTATTTAGTTTTTGATAAACTTGAAGAAGTGCTGTATGATCTCGGAAATTTCGAAGAAAGTCAAAAGATTTACGAAGAAATATTAGACCTGGACAGCGGGAACGTGAGCGCGATGGCGGCTCTATCGGACCTATACGAGCGAAGAGGCGACACTAAAGAAGGAATAAACATCCTGCGGAAAGCGGTTGAATCAGATAAAACGTCCCTCAGGACAAGAGCATACCTTATTCAGATGCTGTTAGGAAACGAAGTCAGCAAGGAAGTAAAAGAGAATTTGAAATCTTTAATAAGTTTAACGAGACGACCGAGAAAATTCGACTGCCGCATATGCGGATTCCACAGCGATAAACCACTCTGGATTTGTCCGGATTGCCTGAATGAGAAAACTTTTCTTGATTAA
- a CDS encoding LapA family protein, with amino-acid sequence MRLIALFFIVIIVLLIMWFMTQNADQVIEELEIFQYSYYNIYLVNVLFGTFAFGIMMGFLIPVFQYLHAKSEVRKISKELKKLRSELNDLRNVGIEGDLEDGITYEEEDEDSEDSPDDDKAE; translated from the coding sequence ATGCGTTTAATAGCACTTTTTTTTATAGTTATTATAGTTCTGTTGATTATGTGGTTTATGACGCAGAATGCTGACCAGGTCATAGAAGAATTGGAGATATTCCAATATTCTTATTATAATATTTACCTTGTTAACGTCTTATTCGGGACATTCGCATTCGGTATTATGATGGGTTTTCTGATTCCGGTATTCCAATATCTCCATGCGAAGAGCGAAGTCAGAAAAATCAGCAAAGAGCTTAAAAAACTTCGTTCAGAACTGAATGACCTTAGAAACGTCGGGATAGAAGGAGATTTAGAGGATGGAATTACATACGAAGAGGAAGATGAGGATTCCGAGGATTCTCCCGACGATGACAAAGCCGAATAG
- a CDS encoding SPOR domain-containing protein — translation MRKLFLINIKWRTNILLLLVFTFIAVPNVFSQSNIAELVRDGDFDEARKLLPSILKANPDDASTLYYQGLLEKNGDKSLEYFEMLLEKHPKSDYADDALMQIGEYQYARGLYVSAERTLLLIPRQYPDSEHVRRAINLLMQSMLVTGKSDTARMYLKIFEKRWGDLAVDVEFPPVVSSTTEKKSKKDRKKTLFTIQIGAFGSKDNAKKQREVFRGRGYDVKLGNKKVAGNTLHLVWVGKYFSYDEALDAARTLKAKFGVNYGIVDKSKIK, via the coding sequence ATGAGAAAACTTTTCTTGATTAATATAAAGTGGAGGACGAACATCCTCCTTTTGTTGGTTTTCACATTCATAGCGGTTCCCAATGTTTTCAGCCAATCGAATATCGCCGAGCTTGTGCGAGACGGTGACTTTGATGAGGCTCGAAAATTACTTCCTTCCATACTGAAGGCAAATCCTGATGATGCTTCTACTCTTTATTATCAGGGCTTATTAGAGAAAAACGGTGATAAGTCTTTGGAATATTTTGAAATGCTGCTCGAGAAACATCCTAAAAGCGATTATGCCGATGATGCGCTAATGCAGATAGGCGAATATCAATACGCGCGCGGGCTTTATGTCAGCGCGGAGCGGACACTGTTGCTGATTCCGCGTCAATACCCCGATTCGGAACATGTCAGGAGAGCAATAAATCTTCTTATGCAGTCAATGCTCGTGACAGGGAAAAGCGATACGGCGCGGATGTATCTAAAGATATTTGAAAAGAGATGGGGAGATTTAGCTGTTGATGTGGAATTTCCGCCGGTAGTTAGTAGCACAACTGAGAAAAAATCGAAAAAAGACAGAAAGAAAACTCTGTTCACTATCCAAATCGGGGCTTTTGGTTCAAAAGATAATGCCAAAAAACAGAGAGAAGTATTCCGCGGAAGAGGATACGATGTGAAACTCGGAAATAAGAAAGTCGCCGGGAATACTCTGCATCTTGTATGGGTCGGTAAATATTTCAGTTACGATGAAGCGTTAGATGCCGCGCGTACATTAAAAGCGAAATTCGGTGTGAACTACGGCATAGTCGACAAGAGTAAAATCAAATAA